The Thomasclavelia ramosa DSM 1402 genome includes a region encoding these proteins:
- a CDS encoding competence/damage-inducible protein A, whose protein sequence is MNVEIINVGTELLLGEIVNTNATYIQKMCKDLGFNVYYQTTVGDNHDRFKECLDVAFKRGANCVITTGGLGPTQDDLTKELSAEYLGLELLYNEEEAKKVEEKCRFVTGWGDIPENNFKQAFFPKDCYILENEVGTANGCVMSKDEKMIVNLPGPPKEMTYVVDHVLKDYLSQFKQDIIYTYDFLTMGIGESRVDEVLADLIDHQEEVSIALYASEETVRVRLGCKASDKETADKKIAPIKTEIEKILKDYIIKEKNLKEALANIMPSYWTIYECDNFTLRDDFNLGHNHTEDTMNLLIDCREHPLGSIIKVTIDYQGRKDVFEIPLLKDPTLSYNKLESKIIERVYKFLTQPGYN, encoded by the coding sequence ATGAATGTTGAAATAATTAATGTTGGGACAGAATTGTTATTAGGAGAAATTGTTAATACTAATGCAACTTATATTCAAAAAATGTGTAAAGACTTGGGGTTTAATGTTTACTATCAAACGACAGTTGGTGATAATCATGATCGTTTTAAAGAATGTCTAGATGTAGCTTTTAAACGTGGTGCTAATTGTGTAATTACGACTGGGGGATTAGGACCTACCCAAGATGATTTAACAAAAGAATTATCGGCAGAATATTTGGGTTTAGAATTATTATATAATGAAGAAGAAGCTAAAAAGGTAGAAGAAAAATGTCGATTTGTAACGGGATGGGGTGATATTCCGGAAAATAATTTTAAACAAGCTTTTTTTCCTAAAGATTGTTATATTTTAGAAAATGAAGTAGGGACAGCAAATGGCTGTGTAATGTCGAAAGATGAAAAGATGATTGTTAATTTGCCTGGTCCGCCTAAAGAAATGACTTATGTTGTTGATCATGTTTTAAAAGATTATTTAAGTCAATTTAAGCAGGATATTATTTACACATATGATTTTCTAACCATGGGAATAGGGGAAAGTCGGGTTGATGAGGTCTTAGCAGATTTAATTGATCACCAAGAAGAAGTTAGTATTGCTCTTTATGCTTCAGAAGAAACAGTGCGGGTTCGATTAGGTTGTAAAGCAAGCGATAAAGAAACTGCTGATAAAAAAATTGCTCCAATTAAGACAGAAATTGAAAAGATTTTAAAAGATTATATTATCAAAGAGAAGAATTTAAAAGAGGCCTTAGCAAATATAATGCCATCTTATTGGACAATTTATGAATGTGATAATTTTACGCTTAGAGATGATTTTAATCTTGGTCACAACCATACTGAAGATACAATGAATTTATTAATCGATTGCCGTGAACATCCTTTAGGATCAATTATTAAAGTAACGATTGATTATCAAGGACGAAAAGATGTTTTCGAAATACCTTTATTAAAAGATCCAACTTTATCATATAATAAGTTAGAATCAAAAATTATTGAGCGAGTTTATAAATTTTTAACTCAACCAGGTTATAATTAG
- a CDS encoding LysR family transcriptional regulator, which produces MYIKLEQYKIFNEAATTLSFSIAARNLFISQSAVSQTISSIEKELQTQLFIRNSKGVSLTKEGKLLHQQIDKALALITGVENQLSNYHELKDGQLIIGAGDTFSEYFLTNYIVKFKQLYPGVKIKVINRTSLETRELLKSDQIDLGFLNLPIKDDSLVIKECFQVHDIFVSKKPDNHIYTFNQLADQPLILLEKSSNTRNRIDNYFANKGLLLKPTIELGAHNLLLDFARAGLGISCVIKEFSQELLDQGILHEIKTSQPLPKRSIGYAYPKRRTQSVATNKFIELIANDPTLHI; this is translated from the coding sequence ATGTATATCAAACTAGAACAATACAAAATATTCAATGAAGCTGCTACGACCCTATCTTTTTCAATCGCAGCTAGAAATCTTTTTATTTCTCAATCTGCAGTTTCCCAAACAATCAGCAGTATTGAAAAAGAACTACAGACTCAATTATTTATTCGCAATTCTAAAGGTGTTAGTTTAACTAAAGAGGGTAAATTATTACATCAGCAAATTGACAAAGCTTTAGCATTGATTACCGGAGTAGAAAACCAGTTATCAAATTATCATGAATTAAAAGATGGTCAATTAATTATTGGAGCCGGTGATACTTTTAGTGAGTATTTTTTAACTAATTATATCGTTAAATTCAAACAACTATATCCTGGGGTTAAAATCAAAGTAATCAACCGAACCAGTCTAGAAACCCGTGAATTGTTGAAATCTGATCAAATAGATCTCGGTTTTTTAAATCTTCCCATCAAAGATGATTCTTTAGTAATTAAAGAATGCTTCCAAGTTCATGATATTTTTGTTTCTAAAAAGCCTGATAATCATATTTACACCTTCAATCAATTAGCTGATCAGCCCCTAATTCTTTTAGAAAAGTCATCAAATACCCGTAATCGTATCGATAATTACTTTGCTAATAAGGGACTATTATTAAAGCCAACAATTGAACTTGGAGCTCATAATTTATTGTTGGACTTTGCCAGAGCAGGACTAGGAATTTCTTGTGTCATTAAAGAATTCTCCCAAGAATTACTTGATCAAGGGATTCTTCATGAAATAAAAACATCACAACCATTGCCTAAACGCAGTATCGGTTATGCTTATCCAAAACGACGAACTCAATCTGTTGCTACAAACAAATTTATTGAACTAATTGCTAATGATCCAACTTTACATATCTAA
- a CDS encoding DUF6323 family protein, which translates to MRIATIIDKGLLEFKSTIIKDFILAFCDSQFIAKYDYLEMLSQLIEIFYYY; encoded by the coding sequence GTGAGGATAGCAACTATTATTGATAAGGGGTTATTAGAATTCAAAAGTACTATTATCAAAGATTTTATTTTAGCATTTTGTGATAGTCAGTTTATTGCCAAATACGATTATTTAGAGATGCTAAGTCAGCTGATAGAAATTTTTTATTACTATTGA
- a CDS encoding DUF3795 domain-containing protein has protein sequence MKDELGLGYCGLVCGLCSENESCVGCKKGGCPEKDFCKNYQCCTKSGYDSCCQCPDFPCQDSILHKLRIRTFCKFIGQYGEEKLIACLRKNESNGVIYHYPNSHLGDYDLESEEAIYHLILKGK, from the coding sequence ATGAAGGATGAATTAGGATTAGGATATTGTGGTCTTGTTTGTGGGCTGTGTAGTGAAAATGAAAGCTGTGTTGGTTGTAAAAAAGGTGGGTGTCCAGAAAAGGATTTTTGTAAAAATTATCAGTGCTGCACAAAGTCAGGATATGATAGTTGTTGCCAATGTCCTGATTTTCCTTGTCAGGATAGTATTTTACACAAGTTACGGATTAGAACATTTTGTAAATTTATTGGACAATATGGGGAAGAAAAATTAATTGCTTGTTTAAGGAAAAATGAGTCTAATGGAGTAATTTACCATTATCCTAACAGCCATTTAGGAGATTATGATTTAGAGAGTGAAGAAGCAATTTATCACTTGATTTTAAAAGGGAAATAA
- a CDS encoding DUF368 domain-containing protein, giving the protein MIKNIIGGIAVGIANVIPGVSGGTMMVILGIFNRMMDAISGIFKKENPNRKEDIIFIFQVLVGAGVGIIGFAKILEVLFEYYPTQTIYWFIGLIAFSIPLFLKGEMKGEKLVIIPFICGLAIIFGLEFLNPGEGKVVVNPDFPALSAGLFVKMIIIGAVSGATMIMPGVSGSMVLLILGEYYLFKSYLANVTSFSLDVIMPLGFMAIGIAVGIVVSAKLCSYFTKTHKAGFLSLILGLIVASSLVLIPFDVSYNLSLVVTSIIAVILGGIIVLGLSKIQ; this is encoded by the coding sequence ATGATAAAAAACATAATTGGCGGAATCGCTGTTGGTATTGCTAACGTTATTCCAGGCGTTAGTGGTGGAACCATGATGGTAATTCTAGGTATCTTTAATCGCATGATGGATGCTATTAGTGGAATCTTTAAAAAAGAAAATCCTAATCGCAAAGAAGATATTATCTTTATTTTTCAGGTTTTGGTTGGCGCTGGAGTTGGAATAATTGGATTTGCGAAAATATTGGAAGTGTTATTTGAATATTATCCAACGCAGACGATTTATTGGTTTATTGGTTTGATTGCTTTTAGTATTCCTTTATTTTTAAAAGGGGAAATGAAAGGTGAAAAACTTGTAATTATCCCTTTTATTTGTGGTTTAGCAATTATCTTTGGGTTAGAATTTTTAAATCCTGGAGAAGGGAAAGTAGTTGTTAATCCTGATTTTCCTGCTCTAAGTGCTGGTTTGTTTGTTAAAATGATAATTATTGGTGCCGTATCAGGAGCAACTATGATTATGCCCGGTGTTAGCGGTAGTATGGTTTTATTAATTTTAGGAGAATATTATCTATTTAAGTCTTATCTAGCAAATGTTACTAGTTTTAGTCTGGATGTTATTATGCCGCTAGGATTTATGGCAATTGGTATTGCTGTAGGAATAGTTGTTAGTGCAAAATTATGTTCATATTTCACTAAAACTCATAAAGCTGGATTCTTGAGTTTGATTTTAGGATTGATCGTTGCTTCATCATTAGTATTGATTCCTTTTGATGTAAGTTATAATTTAAGTTTAGTTGTGACATCAATTATTGCAGTTATTTTAGGAGGAATCATTGTTCTTGGATTATCTAAGATTCAATAG
- a CDS encoding replication-associated recombination protein A — MMKQQAMFKNMSNEPLANRLRPTTLTEYVGQRHLIGPGKILYQLINSDVVPSMVFWGPPGVGKTTLARIIANQTKAKFINFSAVTSGIKDIRAVMKQAQEVQDLGEKTIVFVDEIHRFNKAQQDAFLPYVEQGSIILIGATTENPSFEINSALLSRCKVFVLKALTTDDLFGLLHYALISPKGFKDQNVMIDDDLLYMIAGFSNGDARVALNTLEMAVLNGAITHDRIVVDKETIEQCINQKSLLYDKKGEEHYNIISALHKSMRNSDIDASIYWMSRMIEAGEDPLYVARRLIRFASEDIGMADSRALEIAVATYQACHYNGMPECNVNLAHCVTYMALAPKSNALYNAYERAKHDALNTIADPVPLQIRNAPTKLMKELNYGKGYQYAHDYDDKITNMQCLPDNIKDHRYYFPTNQGTEAKVIKRMEQIEYLRKHHKD, encoded by the coding sequence ATGATGAAGCAGCAAGCAATGTTTAAAAACATGTCAAATGAACCACTGGCAAATCGCCTAAGACCAACAACTTTGACTGAATATGTAGGACAGAGGCACTTAATTGGACCGGGAAAGATTTTGTACCAGCTAATCAATAGTGATGTTGTTCCCTCAATGGTTTTTTGGGGACCACCGGGAGTTGGGAAAACAACTTTAGCACGCATTATTGCAAATCAAACAAAAGCTAAGTTTATTAATTTTAGTGCGGTGACTAGCGGCATTAAAGATATACGGGCAGTTATGAAACAAGCACAGGAAGTTCAGGATCTAGGCGAAAAAACAATCGTCTTTGTAGATGAAATTCATCGCTTTAATAAAGCTCAACAAGATGCTTTTTTACCATATGTTGAACAGGGGAGTATTATATTAATTGGGGCTACTACTGAAAATCCTTCATTTGAGATTAATTCTGCCTTATTATCAAGATGTAAAGTTTTTGTTTTAAAAGCACTAACAACCGATGATTTATTTGGTTTATTGCATTATGCGCTGATAAGTCCGAAAGGGTTTAAAGATCAAAATGTTATGATTGATGATGATTTATTATACATGATTGCTGGTTTTTCTAACGGTGACGCTCGAGTTGCTTTAAATACTTTAGAGATGGCAGTCTTAAATGGAGCAATTACTCATGATCGAATCGTAGTGGATAAAGAAACGATTGAACAATGTATCAATCAAAAATCTTTATTATATGATAAAAAAGGTGAAGAACATTATAATATTATTAGTGCTTTGCATAAATCAATGCGTAATAGTGATATTGATGCTTCAATTTATTGGATGTCACGAATGATTGAAGCTGGTGAAGATCCTCTATATGTAGCAAGGAGGCTGATTCGATTTGCTTCAGAGGATATTGGAATGGCTGATAGTCGTGCTTTGGAAATTGCAGTAGCAACATATCAAGCATGCCATTATAATGGCATGCCAGAATGTAATGTTAATTTAGCTCATTGTGTAACTTATATGGCCTTGGCACCTAAATCTAATGCGTTATATAATGCATATGAACGAGCAAAACATGACGCTTTGAATACAATTGCTGATCCCGTTCCTTTACAAATTCGCAATGCGCCAACTAAATTAATGAAAGAATTAAATTATGGTAAAGGTTATCAGTATGCGCATGATTATGATGATAAAATTACAAATATGCAGTGTTTACCAGATAATATTAAGGATCATCGTTATTATTTTCCTACTAATCAAGGAACAGAGGCAAAGGTGATTAAACGGATGGAACAAATTGAATATTTACGAAAGCATCATAAGGATTAG